From Streptomyces sp. NBC_00683, one genomic window encodes:
- a CDS encoding FG-GAP repeat domain-containing protein, producing the protein MRRTKIIAIALMPTLTLTPVLVGAGLTTALVVGAPAASAAERGWEAPAPLTAENGANSAAGVKVTSDGTAVTVWTRGTGEGPQELWGATRPADATAWNAPVRIAADQKYLSDVYLVTGRDGSATVSWNRFTTERFDRHSTSTLLPGAEAWTAPLPITSAPFANDLVLVPGPGSGLTAVWNGNPTPGEDETDVGVYASDLAAPGAAWSDAVHVGGGSVYELDAAAADDGAVTVAWQADVSGTAAIRVSTRPAGSAGWSAPGTVTTGGSSPIELDVQASADGAALVSWWEGNSTRSLVYRPAGSATWGRTEYLPADPNRGTTSPPQLEPDGRVTALWAGDSTLLRTATRAVGGTWSQPGTVVAGTHVLNLWDPSVGHDGSLAAVWTTLEGELWAVVRSEGTWGDPVHVGQVDLHAQGSVATGADGRAVAVWNKELGLTDDYYRIDQVWTTATGAAKPGVPAARRDYVGNDGFPDLYARRTDGSLLVYQGNSAGTVSATADGGTWPTTSTLVPFGDLNGDGANDTLVTDGAGNLSRYSPQRGTAVTPQSPSVKFGGGWTAFDGLTYSGDLTDDGIPDLVARQTATGDLYLFAGTEAGGLTRTGRIGTSWKSLTIVGAGDLNGDKHADIVARTTNGDLYRYYGTGKGTISSGTKIGSGWGGMADFVGIGDLTGDGKDDILGRTTTGDLYRYAGNGTGGIGSGVKIGTGWKSFAGIQ; encoded by the coding sequence ATGCGCAGAACCAAGATCATCGCCATCGCTCTGATGCCCACGCTCACACTCACGCCGGTCCTTGTCGGAGCGGGCCTCACCACGGCGCTCGTGGTGGGGGCGCCGGCGGCCTCGGCGGCCGAGCGGGGGTGGGAGGCACCAGCCCCGCTCACCGCCGAGAACGGTGCCAACTCCGCCGCGGGCGTGAAGGTCACCTCGGACGGCACCGCCGTCACGGTATGGACGCGTGGCACCGGGGAAGGCCCGCAGGAGCTGTGGGGCGCGACCCGTCCTGCCGACGCCACCGCGTGGAACGCCCCGGTGCGCATAGCCGCCGACCAGAAGTACCTGTCCGACGTGTACCTGGTCACCGGCAGGGACGGTTCGGCCACGGTCTCCTGGAACCGCTTCACGACGGAGCGCTTCGACAGGCACAGCACCTCGACGCTTCTGCCCGGTGCCGAGGCGTGGACGGCTCCCCTGCCGATCACGTCCGCGCCGTTCGCGAACGACCTCGTGCTGGTGCCGGGGCCCGGCAGCGGCCTCACCGCCGTCTGGAACGGCAACCCGACGCCCGGGGAGGACGAGACGGACGTGGGGGTCTACGCCTCCGATCTGGCGGCACCGGGAGCCGCCTGGTCCGACGCGGTCCACGTCGGAGGCGGGAGCGTCTACGAGCTGGACGCGGCCGCGGCGGACGACGGCGCGGTGACCGTCGCCTGGCAGGCCGACGTCTCCGGGACGGCGGCGATCCGGGTGTCGACGCGGCCGGCGGGCTCGGCCGGCTGGAGCGCCCCCGGGACCGTCACGACCGGCGGGTCGTCGCCGATCGAACTGGACGTACAGGCGTCTGCCGACGGCGCGGCCCTGGTCAGCTGGTGGGAGGGCAACTCCACCCGCTCCCTCGTCTACCGCCCGGCCGGCAGCGCGACGTGGGGCAGGACCGAGTACCTCCCCGCCGACCCGAACAGGGGCACCACCTCACCGCCGCAGCTGGAACCCGACGGCCGGGTGACGGCGTTGTGGGCCGGGGACAGCACCCTGCTCCGGACGGCGACCCGCGCGGTGGGCGGCACCTGGTCGCAGCCCGGCACCGTGGTCGCCGGGACCCACGTGCTCAACCTCTGGGACCCGAGCGTCGGTCACGACGGCTCGCTCGCCGCCGTGTGGACGACTCTCGAGGGCGAGCTGTGGGCCGTGGTGCGCTCCGAGGGCACCTGGGGCGATCCCGTGCACGTGGGCCAGGTCGACCTCCACGCGCAGGGCTCCGTGGCCACCGGTGCGGACGGCCGTGCCGTCGCGGTGTGGAACAAGGAGCTCGGGCTGACGGACGACTACTACCGCATCGACCAGGTCTGGACGACGGCCACGGGTGCCGCGAAGCCGGGAGTCCCGGCCGCGCGCCGGGACTACGTCGGCAACGACGGTTTCCCTGACCTGTACGCGCGCCGGACCGACGGTTCGCTGCTCGTGTACCAGGGCAACTCGGCCGGGACGGTGTCGGCGACGGCCGACGGCGGGACCTGGCCCACGACGTCCACCCTGGTTCCCTTCGGGGACCTCAACGGTGACGGTGCGAACGACACCCTGGTCACCGACGGGGCGGGCAACCTGTCCCGCTACAGCCCGCAGCGGGGCACCGCCGTGACGCCCCAATCCCCCTCCGTGAAGTTCGGCGGCGGCTGGACGGCCTTCGACGGCCTGACCTACTCGGGCGACCTCACCGACGACGGCATCCCGGACCTGGTGGCCCGGCAGACCGCGACCGGTGACCTGTACCTGTTCGCCGGCACCGAGGCGGGCGGCCTGACCCGCACCGGCCGGATCGGCACCAGCTGGAAGAGCCTGACCATCGTCGGCGCGGGCGACCTCAACGGCGACAAGCACGCCGACATCGTCGCCCGCACCACCAACGGCGACCTGTACCGGTACTACGGCACCGGCAAGGGCACCATCTCCTCCGGCACGAAGATCGGCTCCGGCTGGGGCGGCATGGCCGACTTCGTCGGCATCGGCGACCTCACCGGCGACGGCAAGGACGACATCCTCGGCCGCACGACCACCGGCGACCTCTACCGCTACGCCGGCAACGGCACCGGCGGTATCGGCTCCGGCGTCAAGATCGGCACCGGCTGGAAGAGCTTCGCCGGCATCCAGTAG